The DNA window ATCAATTCCCGAACGTCCATGCCAAGTCCTTCTTGCCCATTCTCAGCAACAAGTCACATTTCGTCAATTGATACGAGTATTTCCGCAAGGTTACTTGCGCAGCGCCGGAGCCTTTCCGATCCACCGTTCAACCTCATGCAGCAACATCCGCTCATCTACCGGCTTGGAGACGTATGAATTGGCACCGAGGCTCATCGCCATCTGGCGATGTTTGTCCCGTGCCCTCGTCGTCATGACAACGATCGGCGTTTGCCTAGTTTCCGGACCACTTCTGAGGGCTTGAATAACTTCGAATCCGTTGAGCTTCGGCATTTCAAGATCGGTGAGGATCATCCGATAATTTGTCGTCGATGCCTTTCGGAGCCCGTCTTCGCCATCAACGGCCGTATCGAACGGATATCCGGCCGACTCCAACATCCTTCCGACGAACTTTCGAATGCTTAACGAATCATCTATCAAGAGCAGGCGGGCCTCTTGGGACTTATGCGACGATATCTCTTCTTGTAGTAAGGACGGTTCTTGAAGTGGTGTGGTCTTGGGAAAGGGAATACGAGCAGTCGATTCCTTCGTTCCTCTCGACGTCAAACGGCTGGGATCGATAACAAGAACTATCCTTCCTTCTGGATCGACGGTCGCCCCTCCGAACAACGAATGCTCCAACAGTTTCAGTGGTCCGAGCGGCTTGATGACGATTTCCTGGCGACCCAACAGTTCATCGACCGCCAGGCCCATAGGACCAGCAGCGGTTCGGACAATCACGACCGGCATCGTCCAATCGCCGCCTCCTGGTTCACGGCGAAGAAGGTGATGGAGAGATTGTAATTCAACAACTTGTTCGTCGAGCTGTAAGAGCTTATGATTACCTTCCTCCCGTACTGCGGATAGAGTCGGCATCGTCACTTCCTGAATGCTCAGCAATGGAATCGCATATTTTTCGGTGCCGACCCGCACGAACAACGCGGTGGCGATGAGGAGGGTGAGAGGTAGATTCAAAGTAAATTTGGTGCCGACACCGGGCTCAGACTCCACCTCAATATGCCCGTTCATGCCTTCAATGACTCGCTTGACCACGTCCAGTCCTACACCTCGCCCTGCTTGCTCCCCTACCTTGTCGACTGTTGAAAAACCGGGCATGAAAATCAACTGGAAGAGGTCTCCATCCGACATCGCCTGTGTCTGGCGGGATTGGGCAACTCCGATCTTGATGGCTTTTGCCCGTATTTTCTCCAGATCCAACCCTGCTCCATCGTCTTCCACCTCAATGACGACCGAATTCCCACGATGAGCCGCGTGGAGGTAGACCGTTCCGACAGCCGGTTTCCCCGTCGCGATTCGATCGGCCGCCGGCTCAATGCCGTGATAGACAGCGTTCCTGACTAAATGCACCAATGGATCCACCAATCGTTCCACGACTCCGGTATCCACTTCCGTCTGCTCGCCCGATGTGACCAAGGACACTTCCTTGTTTGAAGCCCGAGCAATTTCTCTCACCGCTCGACGAAACCTCGTGAACGGTGTCCCGATCGGAACCATGCGGGCACGGGCAATTTCGTCTCGCATCAATAGCGTCAAGTGTTGCAGTCGGGTCATCTCGTCATGGGCGCTTTGGATGGATCCATCCAACTGCGACATCGACTCACTGATATCGGTGGTGACCTCGGCGATGCGGCGAGACAGGATATTAAAGTCATCATACTTATCGAGTTCGAGGCTTCCGAAATCGCCGAATACGGGAAGTCCTTGACTCGCAGACGCGGTTGAACCACTCGATGTGTCCTGATAGCTAAAGGTGTGCTTGTCGGCGAAGGATTGGACGGAAT is part of the Nitrospira sp. genome and encodes:
- a CDS encoding Hpt domain-containing protein, translating into MSSEFDRQNLISIFVLEASDGLDVLTKALHPPDGAVPTPQDLADQYIVAHRICGAAALYGFSGVAQLAEYLEMLLERATPTLSAEWDRTVGSMRTITESLQGIVRAIGQGGVEDAEAVERSWASIKQREGKPGDEAAFMSSAPTIDDAYLLPVLDAEILSYFIPEAEEYLGTMDELIRVLSEKRDDADSIYRLFRAAHTLKGSAYTVGFQIIGDVARPMEDCMVAVQEHRLPLSNDLLGMLAKAGELIRLILRHEPANVQLLRHDLPLLLNRFSEVADSTAAAPAPTTPSDGPVRDSPIPVQCEPVVRAAGPTAELSDSYLIPDLDPEVFSYFIPEAQEYVELLEANLLRLDKEPLNRELIHQLFRTAHTLKGSAYTVGFQSIGDLIHHVEDFMGSVRDGSLNVLPGHTDLMLRTIDVVRVLMRRDLSKVDGTGQRFEAARTELRRLDQGAGRATTPAHQPADASRSANAGQPGDGVSRSQDDGVPNEKSREEREVIRVSHARLERLMNLVGELVIGRGRLEQRLRVLEELSQQVLVFKSRLVDSVQSFADKHTFSYQDTSSGSTASASQGLPVFGDFGSLELDKYDDFNILSRRIAEVTTDISESMSQLDGSIQSAHDEMTRLQHLTLLMRDEIARARMVPIGTPFTRFRRAVREIARASNKEVSLVTSGEQTEVDTGVVERLVDPLVHLVRNAVYHGIEPAADRIATGKPAVGTVYLHAAHRGNSVVIEVEDDGAGLDLEKIRAKAIKIGVAQSRQTQAMSDGDLFQLIFMPGFSTVDKVGEQAGRGVGLDVVKRVIEGMNGHIEVESEPGVGTKFTLNLPLTLLIATALFVRVGTEKYAIPLLSIQEVTMPTLSAVREEGNHKLLQLDEQVVELQSLHHLLRREPGGGDWTMPVVIVRTAAGPMGLAVDELLGRQEIVIKPLGPLKLLEHSLFGGATVDPEGRIVLVIDPSRLTSRGTKESTARIPFPKTTPLQEPSLLQEEISSHKSQEARLLLIDDSLSIRKFVGRMLESAGYPFDTAVDGEDGLRKASTTNYRMILTDLEMPKLNGFEVIQALRSGPETRQTPIVVMTTRARDKHRQMAMSLGANSYVSKPVDERMLLHEVERWIGKAPALRK